The sequence aatatggatAGGGGTCCAGCAGATAATAAAAGCTGCAACAACCACTAGGACCAGACGGGTGATGCGGCGAAGGTTGCGGTCTTTCTCTCGAGAACCGGAGAGTAAGCGCACACTGCGAAGTCGAAGAAGCATGAGGGAGTAGCAGATGCTAATGATAAGGACAGGAGCGACAAAACCAAAAACGAACACGCAGATCTTCATCAAGGTGTCCCAGTACTCATAAGGATCAGGGAACTGCAGGGTGCACTCTGTAGTTACTGCAAGAGGAAGGGGGAAAAAGTGTTAcatgaaaaaatgaatggagaaACAAAACTAGTACAGATGCTTTAAGACAGTTGTACTGcattatatacaaccccaaatcagaaaaagttgggacagtaggaaaaatgcagataaaataaaaatgcagtgttccttatatttactttgactgttttttgattgcagacagtttaaactcaagatatttcatattttgtctgctcaacttcatttcatttggtaATATAcccccattcctgcatttcaggcctgcaacacattccaaaaaaagttgggacggggcaatttagggctagtaatgaggtgaaaaaactaaataatgatgtgattccgaacaggtgatgtcaacaggtgattgtaatcatggtttggtacaaaagcagcatccagcaaaggctgagtctttgatgagcaaagatgaacagaagatctccagtttgtcaacaaatgtgtgagaaaattattgaaatgttaagataagataagacttttttgatccccttagggaaattaacttgttacagcagtatgaagacagaaagaaatacaacaaagttaaaatattgcacacatattGTGTAGTAATTTACtctaaaaatatctaaaaaaaataatatacagtgtatcacaaaagtgagtacacccctcacatttctgcaaatatttcattatatcttttcatgggacaacactatagacatgaaacttggatataacttagagtagtcagtgtacaacttgtatagcagtgtagatttactgtcttctgaaaataactcaacacacagccattaatgtctaaatggctggcaacataagtgagtacaccccacagtgaacatgtccaaattgtgcccaaagtgtcaatattttgtgtgaccaccattattatccagcactgccttaaccctcctgggcatggaattcaccagagctgcacaggttgctactggaatcctcttccactcctccataatgacatcacggagctggtggatgttagacaccttgaactcctccaccttccacttgaggatgcgccacaggtgctcaattgggtttagtccatcacctttaccttcagcttcctcagcaaggcagttgtcatcttggaggttgtgtttggggtcgttatcctgttggaaaacttccatgaggcccagttttcgaagggaggggatcatgctctgtttcagaatgtcacagtacatgttggaattcatgtttccctcagtgaactgcagctccccagtgccagcaacactcatgcagcccaagaccatgatgctaccaccaccatgcttgactgtaggcaagatacagttgtcttggtacttctcaccagggcgccgccacacatgctggacaccatctgagccaaacaagtttatcttggtctcgtcagaccacagggcattccagtaatccatgttgttggactgcttgtcttcagcaaactgtttgcgggctttcttgtgcgtcagcttccttctgagatgacgaccatgcagaccgagttgatgcagtgtgcggcgtatggtctgagcactgacaggctgacctcccacgtgttcaacctcttcagcaatgctggcagcactcatgtgtctattttttaaagccaacctctggatatgacaccgaacacgtggactcaacttctttggtcgaccctggcgaagcctgttccgagtggaacctgtcctggaaaaccgctgtatgaccttggccaccatgctgtagctcagtttcagggtgttagcaatcttcttatagcctcaccatctttgtggagagcaacaattctatttctcacatcctcagagagttctttgccatgaggtgccatgttgaatatccagtggccagtatgagaaaattgtacccaaaacaccaaatttaacagccctgctccccatttacacctgggaccttgacacatgacaccagggagggacaacgacacatttgggcacaatttggacatgttcactgtggggtgtactcacttatgttgccagctatttagacattaatggctgtgtgttgagttattttcagaagacagtaaatctacactgctatacaagctgtacactgactactctaagttatatccaagtttcatgtctatagtgttgtcccatgaaaagatataatgaaatatttgcagaaatgtgaggggtgtactcacttttgtgatacactgtatacattcagatatgcaaaatatattaagTATTGCACTTATTGTTAAATAAGTTACATATTGCACCTCTTATTCTGCCATGAACATGAACATGTAAGATTAGGTATGAGTGagatattacatattattactgttgtaagccctgatggctgctggaatgaaggacctgcggtagcgctccttcttacacatggggtggaggagtctggtACTGAAGAAGCTTGTTAGGTCCCCTACAGACTCATGTAGTGAATgtgtggtgatgtccaggatggatgacagcttggctatcatcctcctttctcccacctcctctacaggttCGAGAGGACATTTCAGGACAGAGCTCGCTTCTTTTGATCagcttgttcagtctttttctgtctctctccgagattgcaccaccccagcacaccactCCATAGAAGATGGCTGAAGCTACCACAGTGTCATAAAAGGATCTTATCAGTGGTCGGCACACTCCAAAGGACCTCAGTCTCCTCAGTAGGTGGAGGCGACTTTGGCCCTTTCTATATAGGGCATCCGAGTTGctagaccagtccagtttgttattgaggtgaacacccaggtatttGTACTCCTTCACCATCTCAGTGTTCAAACCCTGAATGCTCACAGGTGTGGTGTGATGAAACTTTTTTCTGAAGTCGATCACCAATTCTTTAGTTTTACTGGTGTTAATATGAAGCACATTCAGTTCACACCAGGTAACAAAGTCCTTGATGATACTCCTGTATTCCGGTTTGTTCCCGTCAGATAAACATCCAACAATGGCTGTGTCGTCCGAGAACTTTTGCAgaaaacctcaaagaaagattagaagggatttgcatgtttctccctctgcagtgcataatatcattaaaccattcaaggaatcgggaggaatttcagtgcgtaaaggccaagggtgcaagcttaagctgaacgcctgtgatctttgatccctcagacggcactgcatcaagaacctccactcaacaatagctgatataaccacatgggtgagggattactttggcaaacctttgttaagctcTACAATAGttgagttacatgcacaaataccacttaaaactttactgtgcaaaaaagaagccttgtgttaaccatgtccagaagcggcgtcaacttctctgggctcggaggcatctaggatgaaccatcacacactgggaatgtgtattgtggtcagatgaatcagcattccaggtctattttgggaaaaaaaatggacgccgtgtgctctggaccaaagacgaaaaggatcatccagactgttatcagcaacaagtccaaaagtatggggctgtgtcggtgcccttggcaaaggtcatttaaacttctgtgatggcagcattaatgcagaaaagtacaatgatattttagagcaacatatgctgccttcaagatgtcatcttttccagggacgtccatgcatttttcaagacaatgtaaaactacatgttgcacacattacaaaggcatggctgtggaagaagagggtacgggtactggactggcctgcctgcagtcccagagaatgtgtggagaattttgaaatgaaaaatgcgataacgacgaccccgtactgttgcacatcttaagacctcagtgccaaaacgtcttttaagtgtggtgaaaaggaatggcaacattacaaagtgataaatgctttactgtcccaactttttttggaatgtgttgcctgaaatgcagaaatggatgtttattaaaaaatgaaatgaagttgagcagataaaacatgaaatatctcaggttcatcctgtctgcaatcaaataaaagtcaaagtaaatgtaagaaactctgtgtttttttattatttgcattttccttgcTGTCTCAACTCTTTTTGATTTGGGGATTCTGATTTTTCATGCTCTGCGAGATGTATTAAAATGCTTTGCATGCACCCTTCAACTGTAGCAAAACTCACCATTATTGGTCTGTGTTCCCCCTAAGACCATAGCAGGCACTCCAGCAGCAGAGGACAGCAGCCATATTCCAACATTGATGCCTTTAGCCACATACGGAGTACGGAAGTCCAGCGCTTTGACAGGATGACACACGGCCACGTACCGGTCCACACTCATCATggttaaagtaaaaatgctgaTAAACATGTTGTAGTAGTCAATAGAGATAAAGACCTTGCATACGACTTCACCAAATGGCCAGGTGTTTAATAAGTAGTCTGCAGTCTGAAATGGCATTGTGGTGGTAACCAGAGCATCGGCCAGCGCGAGGTTGAAGATGTAGATGTTGGTTGCTGTCTTCATTTTAGTGTATCTGAAGAAGTGCATggcaaaaataagaaatatgtgTTACGTTTCAGCTGTAAATGTATGcaatgtttaaaagaaaaattaaaaagaaacctTTTGTCTGTTTAGGGTAGAACTGGGTTTTCAGTGactaaatttattattataaatttgtttatttaatcagCAAAGGAAAAGAGATGGCAAATTGGGCACAAATGCTACCCCAGATTTATTAATATAACACAGTGCCCATTTGGCTGAGGGACGTTTCTTAAAATGTTTCCTATTTCATCATTCTATCAGCACtcagtggcgcagcggtaaatcaCGTTAgtccactaccgctgggatccagggtctgAATTCCCGCCAGTGCTAACAGTTTTTTGTGACATCTACAAATGGTTACATCTTGGTTTGGGCTTTTCTGAGGCTCCGAGATTAATTGGCATCCAGGATGTgtaactgcattgcacccagtgattctgggaaaaccCAGACCCACAATGACTTTAGATGAAATCTTAATGTGCAATACCATCACACAAAATCCACCATGTGTCCAAGAACCATGAAAATTGAAATACTGAAATAACATTTATTCAAAATGAATGATATTATcccaacaaacaaaaaaacctgaTGCTGGCTTTCAGGATAGACCGAAAGATGCCACTTTTTCTGCTGATATTACTTAAAGTgacatgtatttttattgataacAAATTATTTCAAAGGGCTACAGGACACATAAATGATCagattttaatagtttttttgtttattaggattttaatgtcatgttttacactttggttacattcatgacaggaatgattactcattacacaagattcatcaggtcacaaggttatatcgaacacagtcatggataatttagtatctctaattcacctcatttgcgtgtctttggactgtgagaggaaaccggagcacccggagtaaacccacgcagacacggagagaacatgcaaactccacacagaaaggacccggaacgccccacctggggatcaaacccaggaccttcttgctgtgaggcattagtgctacccactttgccaccgtgccaccccagattttaattaaaatatttattgttaaatgGCAATATATTGAGAATAGAAATGTAGTATAAGTTTAGTAAATTCAGTATCCACAtgcactgatttatttatttatttatttaagtttaaatgtTACATACACTACATGCCATTGCGTTTACTCCACAAATAGTGTAAAATACCTgtttttacatttctgtgttTAAGTAACCCCTAAAGCACTCTAAAGTGGAAATTATGCATCAGaggttttgttttaatgttcaTCTGCTTCTGTTAAGAACGTTAATGATGTATTTACAGttaagccggaaagtctgcacacccctttcaccttcctcacgttttattatgttacagactcattctataatagattgagttcttttttttgcctcaaacatctacacacaatcaccaataattacgaagtgaaaacataccacaaaatatgcaattttattttactgacaaaaatcatttatttcgggggttacatatctgtacaaacccttagcctaatacttggttgatgcatctctggcagcaattacagcttcaaggcatcttgCCATgtcacacttgtttctggacatttttgcccattcctcttggcatatccttgcaagctccgtcaggttggatggggagccaTTTTCATCTCCTTCCACAGCCATTTTcatctccttccacagatgttcgattggattcaggtctgggctctggctgggccactcaaggacattcacagactttctctgaagccactcctttgttctcttggctgtgtgcttcgggtcgttgtcatgttggaaggtaaaccttcgccccagtctgaggtccagagcgctctggagcaggttttcttcaaggatctcggtgtacttagctgcattcatttttccctctatcaggactagtcaccccagtcccactgctgaaaaacatccccacatcatgatgctgccaccgccatgcttcactgtagcaatggcattagccaggtgatgagagGTGCcaggtttcctccagacgtgatgcttggtattcaggacaaaaagttccattttggtttcatcagaccagagaatcttgtttctcatggtttgagtcctctaggtgccttttgacAAACTCCAGacaggctgtcatgtgccttttactgaggagtggcttccatttggccactctaccataaaggcgtgatttgtggagtgctgcctggatggttgatcttccgATAGGTtttcccatctccacaaggaaaCGCTGGaactctgtcagagtgaccctcgggtccttctcacctccctggccacaCCCCatcttccccgatcgctcagtttggccaggcggccaggtctagCAAGActcctggtggttccaaacttcttccatttatgaatgatggtggccactgtgacCTTTAGGacgtgtaaagctgcagcaatttttctgtacccttctccagatctatgacttgacacaatcctgtttctgaggtctgcagataattcctttgaccccgtGGCTTgaagtttgctctgatatgcactgtcaactgtgggaccttatataggtcatcaattgaatttaccacaggtggactcaaattaaattgtagaaacatctcaagcatcagtgttatcagtgaaaacaaaatgcacctcagctcacttttgggtgtcatatcaaagggtgtgcaaacttgtgtacatatgatattttacattttgatttttaataactaattaattaagcacaaatgtctaaaaacctgctttcactttgtcattgtgggctattttgtgtcgAATTCTGTGACAagaaatgaactcaatctattttagaatgagtctgtaatgtaataaaacgtggagagggtgaaaggggtgtgcagactttacgGCTTAACTGTAACCTCTATATGGTCTTTTTTACACCCAGCCCCCTTTACCATTCTTCTTTTTTTGGCTTTTTTCTCACATTAGATATTTTTCCTTTATAAAAACTAAGTGCGAAGCAATTAACATTTCCAAAGGAATAAAAATATCATAAAGCTAGGGGACAGAAGGAGGGATTGAAAATGAGAAATAGATACTGAGAGAAACAAATGCCATGATTAGATCATTAAGTGAAGTCAGAGTGACACAGTGACAGATGCATCTGCTCATGACTTTTCCCTTCCCACTTATCACTTGCAAATGACTTAAGAtgataatacaaatacaatgtGTATTGCTCGGTGGATTAAATTATTTGCCAGTAAGCAGACATCTGCATGAAGTACTTCccataaaagaaaaacatcaacatttttaAAGGATAATGTGTAGGCAGGTTTTGATAAATGTTCTCTTAAAACctaataaagcaatttaaagcagCTACAAATCTCCATTACATTTTGTAAGAttcaataaaacaagaatctgtgatttggtaATCCTCATGAACcttcatttaactgacaaaagtgtaaaaacatttccaatgttttaactaatcaactttattgtattttgtaaatattaactcatttagaatctgatgccttcaacacaataaaaaaaaaaggttgaggCAAAATCATTTTACATCACATAtcttattaattacactttttaatcatttaagaaCTGAGGATACAAATTTctctaataattaataattactcATTTTGCCCATTCATGCTTGATACAAGAtgacaggtaaaaaaaaaacaggtaattgtaatcatgatttgatacaaaagcagcattcacAAAAGACTCACAAAAACGAGTGTTTTAGAAGCAAAGATGGTCAGAGGATCTACAGTTTATCAACAaaagtgtgagaaaattattgaaatatctGAAAACAATGTTTCTCAAAGAAAGGTTGGAATGAGTTTGCATATTtccccctctacagtgcataatatcattaaacaattcaaagaATCATTTGACTGAATCGGTTCTGTTTTAATGTCCGGTTCACCGAATTCATTTTGTTGTGGAATCACTGTTACCTATTCGAATCTTTGTGAACTCAAAAGAATCGAATCAAAGAAAGCTTAGCGATGGTTCAGCAGAACTTTGATTtaacacaatattttaatttacttGCATATGATGTTACATGTCTTGCTGTAATGTCCACTTTAGTGTAAGTTAACCTAATTTAAGCTGCAAGAGTAAAACCAAAAAACAGACTGTATTTTAAACCTTCTGTGACTGGTCTCATTTAAACCTGTTTTATCAGAAAAGTAAAGTGTTATCATGCCAGTATTCAGAGGCAAGATTTAAAAATATTCCTGTTTGAAAATTGCTGAACTATAGCCCTTTATTTTAGCGTATTTGCTTGCTTCGTGTTTACTCAGTGTtttattggtttaaaaaaatatttaaggtCTAAAATTAAACACACAAGCCGTACTCGATGAACAGTCGAATTTTTGGATCCAGCCCTTGTACTGTAAAATGTTTTGAGTTGCAAAAGTACTATAGTTTTGTACATCACTGTACATTCTAAACTGCATTGAAAATGGTATTATGTTTGATTATGTTTAAATAGCAAAACTACCTGCCAGTTGTAAAGTTATTTAGCTTTTGACTTTTACCTACAAGAGTAATGTAATGCCAATCGTTTTTCACCCATTTTAGACAACGATGTGGACGGAGAGACTGTGGTCCGTGAACTTACAGAAGCCATGATTGCCTATCTTTTTGACAAGTCTttcaaaaaacaattaaaatttagAGACtttgtgtgtcagtacaaggagATAACTCTTAATTTGAAAGAAGTCACAACAGAAGAAGTACACCTGATTCAGAATGAATGGTAAGCATCTTTATTAATTGATActatttttcaaaaatgtaCTGTATTAACCATCTGTTTGCAGTGCCTTATTTTTTTACTTCCTTATCAAGTTAAATGTGATTAAACCAGCCTCTGTTCTTCCAGTTGGCACCAGTTGTTTTTAGTTTTGAGTTTAACAATCAACCTATATCTGTAGTTGGAGACAGttatttctttcttattttgcaGAAAAGAGACAGTTTGCCAATGACTGCCTGCCATCATATCCATTTCACGTTTTCCAAAAGATGTCCACAGCCGCCTGGATGCCAAAGAGCATTGTGAAAAGGTTCCAAGAGATCGGAACGCTCTATGAAATGATTGCACAGTACACAATGTAAGTTACTTGTCCACTAGTCTTGAGACAGCTTTTCACTTGATTTAAAATATTACGTTCTAATCTTGTGAGATCTTGTTACACTCCTAGAAAGGGGTGTTTAATAAATGAGTAATCCACAGCATTTTTACTGGTAACTTGTGTTTTTGTTAAAGAAATCATTGTTGGAGAGGATGCTGCATCTGTTGAGGCCCACGTTAAGGTAATGCATGACCAGTATAGGAAGACACAACCTGATTTGTTGACCGTGAAGGACCGCATGAAGAAGACCTTTGCATGGTGGCATCGAGAAATAGCAGAACGAATGGCTATTAAAAACATCTTGACCAAATACCCCTTTTTAAGAACAATTTAAGTGGTAAGTGaaataacataacataattGTATGCTGTTGGTTGGCAAATGATGGATTGACATGCtagattttatattttagcatTTTGCTATATGATGCATCCCTTTGTCTAATGGGCTTTTCCGATTCTAGTTTTTTATTCTTAAGTTTGTCTATTGATACATGTTGTTGCAATATTCAAATGAAGCTTGTTATCAAcaaaatatttgtatattttctgCTTTTATCTTAGTTGTGTGATGAGGTTGATTCAATCCATCCTTTGACGGTGAACATACTGTATGTCGGCGCTTCAGTGAAGGATTTACAGCTGTACTCCCTAATTTGTTGAACTAGTCAAGAGGACGTTACCGTTGAAAAAACTATACATGGAAGTGAGAGAGGAAGCCCTGACTGAGGACCTCCCAGGTTGTGTTTTTGACCCAAATCCTAGTTACTTCTGTGCTTTTGAATTTAAGTTGTTTATGTGGGATTGTTATTAAAGCCCATTTTTCTTCATAATGTAGGCATTGACTTTAGGGGTGGACTTGTTCTTTTACCATCCATCTTCAGGGAGAACATTGACCACCTCATTACTTTTAGAAACTGGTGCCACAAAAACTGACATATCCACACTGGTGCCACAAAAACTGACATATCCACACTTGATAGAAAGTCTGGATGGCCTTTTATTGCATGTTACCTGATCTAATTAGTTGTCATGCATTTTAATCCATGCCCACAATGCACACACTGACTTAATTTTTTAGTAGGCTGAATAGTCTCCATAAGTGGGTGCCATTAGCTTTCAGGTGATTTGGATGCAGTATTAAGACTCCATGTTAGCTGACTcctataaatgcatgtgttttGCAGTTTGTTGCTACAGGCATCACATTATGACTTTTTAGTAATATCAGAAATGTTCACTCAGAATAACAGTAGCTTAACTAGGCTGTGGAGATGACCACAGGCAGAAAAAATTGTTCTTTGCATTAGTGGTGCACTGTCTTTGTTTCTCTATAGGGTGAACCTACAACACCATATCCAACAATTCAGCTGAAAGACTAGGACTGGAAAACCACCATTTGTAGACGAAGTCAGAGTGTGGTGAAGGTTGATGGAGTTGAGGTTTGCTCTTGTGCTCCAATAGATGAGGCCTTTATCACAACTGTCTGTATGTATTTTGCCTTCAACATTGCATACCCTGCACACCTGAACAGCACAATGATGTTTCTCCAAAGGTGCATTCTAAATGTTAAGGAGGACGGAGAAAAGCCAATGCCAGTAACTGTGACTCGAGTGATCAACCTTCTGTACTGAACCAGCCATGTGTCCaatgcaccagtgcacaaaatgTCCACATAGAACGTTTACCCTTGTGACTGTACAAAGTCCAGGAACGGAACTGGATCATCAAGCTCTTGATACATATTCAGTTGATGATAATATTTTTGTGTCAATGAAGTATTCGGTCTAAGCACATAGGAACACAGCATTGTCAATGTTTTTAGTAAAACCTTTTTTCATTCATATTAAAACTGTTGCCATAATATCAACTTTTGTATGTGATGCCATATGTGAAGCTGTTCTAGATGTCAGCTTTTTTTATTGCA is a genomic window of Trichomycterus rosablanca isolate fTriRos1 chromosome 4, fTriRos1.hap1, whole genome shotgun sequence containing:
- the LOC134312240 gene encoding delta-type opioid receptor-like, translating into MSPLIPAITAVYSIVFVVGLMGNCLVMYVIIRYTKMKTATNIYIFNLALADALVTTTMPFQTADYLLNTWPFGEVVCKVFISIDYYNMFISIFTLTMMSVDRYVAVCHPVKALDFRTPYVAKGINVGIWLLSSAAGVPAMVLGGTQTNNVTTECTLQFPDPYEYWDTLMKICVFVFGFVAPVLIISICYSLMLLRLRSVRLLSGSREKDRNLRRITRLVLVVVAAFIICWTPIHIFILLKAIVAIPETTPLMAAYFLCVALGYTNSSLNPVLYAFLDENFKRYFKEFCLLARKKTDRGKGGSRLGRVSSRQIPLAAESPPRTAKPA